From a region of the Triticum aestivum cultivar Chinese Spring chromosome 7D, IWGSC CS RefSeq v2.1, whole genome shotgun sequence genome:
- the LOC123165416 gene encoding homeobox-leucine zipper protein ROC8-like, whose amino-acid sequence MDMGDHQEGGSDSQQQLQERRKRQRRHTPEQIRKLEESFQKCGYPDEAQSAQLGRELGLENKQIRSWFQNHRTQMKVEYERAENLFLREENTRLLSENMVMREVLKNFICLNPNCIAKHYIDQQEELDKENARLKAGSLLCATSFQDEL is encoded by the exons ATGGACATGGGCGACCACCAGGAGGGGGGTTCCGACAGCCAGCAGCAGCTGCAGGAGCGCCGGAAGCGCCAACGCCGGCACACGCCGGAGCAGATTCGAAAGCTGGAGGA gTCGTTCCAGAAGTGCGGCTACCCCGACGAGGCCCAGAGCGCTCAGCTTGGACGCGAGCTTGGCCTGGAGAACAAGCAGATCAGGTCCTGGTTCCAGAACCACCGTACACAGATGAAG GTTGAGTACGAGCGGGCGGAGAACCTCTTCCTCCGCGAGGAGAACACAAGGCTCCTGTCCGAGAACATGGTCATGCGGGAGGTGCTCAAGAACTTCATCTGCCTCAATCCCAACTGCATCGCCAAGCACTACATCGACCAGCAGGAGGAGCTCGATAAGGAGAACGCTCGCCTCAAGGCGGGGTCCCTCCTCTGCGCCACATCTTTCCAAGATGAGCTCTAG